TTTGTTTGATTTTGGGGGTGGGCCGACGAGAGGTTCGATGTGAGATTATTTATCAGCTCGTTGCgagtttattaaaaatgaaaaagaataatatatagCCAAAGGTGTTTATACTGTGCATAACAGTGCATAGTAAGACTTTTGATCATATCCGCTACAGATCAGTGAAGGACACGTTGTAAGTCTggaattttgaaaaatacaacCCTGATGTGGGCTGgtgttatttattttgaattgaCGGCCCAACTTTATAAGCAAAATAGAAACAACCCCACGTACCATTATTTTGGGTTATGACTCGTGATAATCAATGAACAATAGTGAAACTGAGATAACTAATAAATCTGAAGAATTTAAtagtcttttttatttattatttactgAAAAGTCTCTTTTATAAGAAACAGTTCATGATGATATGAGAATTGACCAATTTCCACCATTTAAAATTTGACTGAAAAAGGTATCGttaagaagagagagaagagagagaagagagagagatctatTTCCTCCGGCGTacggccggcgcgtgagcgcCCGTGCCGTCGCCGGAGATAGTGTTTCTTAAATCTAGAAGTTCCTCTCCGTCTTTACTTCGCAGTTCCACCGACGTCAGCCTTGTCGGAGCCCTGAGAGTGTCACCATCGTTGTCGGTGGTCTACCTCTTGGAGTGAAGACGCTCTCGCTTGGAGCTCGGAGGAGGCGGAGATTTTTGTTTATGTTGGTGGTGTTGTCTCTCCCGGGCGATGGAGACTTTCCTAGATCCATCGACGCCGGTTCACATGCGGGGGGTGGAGGCTCTCTTAGATTCACCGACGCCGCTCTAGCTTCTGGGAAGGGGAGGCTTTCTCAGCTCTTTCTTCGCCGGCTTTTGGATGACGGGGAGAGGAGGCCTACTGAGCTCCTCGATACCTTTTTGAAACCCAAAGTCCTGTGGGTTATGTTGAATAGATCGAAGTGTTTCAAGCGTGTGGTGTTTCTGGCGAGAAGTTCGTGGGTCGAAGAGGAGGAGCTCTCGGAAGATGAAGCTCTTCCGCGACGGTGATGATGTTCAGAGAGGAGGATAGCGATGTTCTCGGTTTGCTTTGTCCAGTTTTTCCGGTGGTTGAAAGTCGGAGTAGTTCTCGTGGAACGATTACCTCTACGGCGTGAAGACAAAGCGGAGTAGAACAGTTATGGTGAAACGGAGGCTTGGCAGTAACGGAGCTCCGGTGAGAAAAGAAGTTGTCGATGGTTGTTGACGGTGGCTGTGCAATGGATGGTCGATCAAGTCGACGAGGGGACGCGTGGCGTACGGAGCTTCCAGATGATTACACGTGCTCTCTCCTGTTTCCTAGGGCAAGCTGTCCGATTTGGGGCTTTCTTGGGCCGATGGGCCTTTCTGTGTGTTTGGCTTCGGCCTTTTATGTAATAGCCCGGTCTGTGTATGGgctttatgttttaaaactcGGTGTATTTGGGCTTGGCCCCTCTTAATTATAAAATCCAAcattgacggaaaaaaaaaagatatgagaATTGACCAATCCGGAAATCTTAAGAAGTTATTAACCTTTTAGCTTGAGTGGTTGAGCATTTGGTCCAATAACTAAAAAGATCAAACTAGGATTTGAGTATGAGTTAACAGGAAGATAGAAAAGAAGAGGTCAAAGAAGCTCCAAAAATGGGATTATTCTCAAACAAAATCTCCAGACAAGAAGTGAAACCTGGAGATCACATCTACTCATGGCGAACTGCGTACGCCTATGCCCACCATGGTTCTCTCCCTCACtcactttttttctttgatatgtatctatttatttacttataatttGTTTCTCTCTTTGCAGGAATCTATGTAGGCGATGGGAAAGTCATACACTTCACTCGTGGAGGTGGTCATCGACAAACTGAAACCGGGACCTTTTTGGACAAGTTCGTCGTTAGTTCCTCGTCTCCAAATTATCCTCCGTGTCCTATTTGCAAAGATAAGCACAGCTTCAACGGTGACAAGGTCATTACCTCTTGTCTTGATTGCTTTCTTGCTGGAGGAAATCTCTACCTCTTTAAGTACGATGTATCTTGGGTTGCCTTTCTTGCTAAACCTAGAGGCGGTACTTGCACATTAGCACCTTCAGATCCTCCTGAGGATGCTCTTTTCCGTGCAAACTTCCATTTACTGTTGGATGGGTGGTTTGGTGATTATCACGTCGCCGTCAACAATTGTGAAGATTTTGCTATCTACTGTAAAACTGGTTTATTGGTGTGCCATAAGGCTAGGTTTGGAATCAGTGGTCAAGTCAATACGGCTGCTTCAGTTTATTCTGCTGCACTCGTGCTTGGTCTCAGTGGTTTGCCTGTGGCCGGATTTGGTGCGTATTGTTTTGTTCGCCTTACTAGTGACGTAGGTATGACAGCAAAGCTAGGTGTTGAGGTTATCAAGGTCCCTGTGGAGAGGCTAATTGCCCTGTTAAAGCTATATGATTCACCAAGAGAAGCCTGGTTGAGCATTGCCGGTTCCAAGTTTAGGGGTGAATGATGTTGATGCCTAGTTTGTGTTGTAGAATGGAGAATTTGCTTCTGTTTTTGTTGTTGAATTCTAATATTCTAAGTTCCTTCATTAGTACCAACCCGGGTTTTCCTTACTGAAGAAGGAAACACGGTTTCAAAAGTATAAGTCAATTACTACTAGACAACTAAAGTTATTTTAGTGGTCGACCAAAAGAAAAGTTATTCTAGACTTGTCGTGGAGTCAGGActattgttattatatttgaTCCGTACCGGAACTAAACTAGAAATTTTATCAGTGCGGTTCTAATCTTTTAATTACGAGTTGTTTGCTTTTTAAACATTTAACTGAAAAATGCAAAATAATTGTcaaactagattaggacccgccctaaacggcggaaattgatttgttaaattttaattttaatatatgctatatataatatgtgtatataatattatatatattttgtgtaatatttatatatatatatatatatattagatacatatatattatttatattaaatatatataactaaatagtGCTATATAAGCAAAGGTGGGATGATTTCGAAATGTTTTAGTGATAAGCAAAGGCGGGATGATTTAGCAAACGTCAACTTTCCATTTAATTAGTTATGATTCTCTATATAGATCACAATAATATCAGGTAGTTTAGACACAATTTAACagttatatttgttattatgtTACTATCGAATAAATGGTTTTGTTATCTATTATAATAAATAGTACTTATTAAGCAGTTATgatattttgcatattttcaggATTGTTCAAGACGTTCGTAGCAGAGCTATATATGTTCATAGAGGAGAATGTATTTTGTAGGAGAtgtgatatattctagcaacaactaagAAATagaccaaaatttaaatgacaaccTTAAACAGTAGATAAAAACCAATCCCtgaattaatagattagattaaccAACATTTGCAAGATAAGACTCCAACTATTTGTAATGTAAAATTACAAACTAAGCATCCAACAATTTATAATGTAAAGATATGTATAGTCCAACACCATAACGTGATTTCTACAAGATATTGCtatttcttattaatttttgatGGCTGTTCTGTAGATTCCGCAGTTTCTGGGGTtcttttacaaatattaaataatttaagggcatataatatattttgcaaCTTTAAATAATAAGGAaaaaagacagagagagaaaaTCAGAAAACCTAACtcattaagcaaaaaaaaaaagtgaatctTCGCTGTCAGGAACGAACAAGAAGGAAGATGGGATTGTTCTCCAACAAGATCTCCAGAGATGAGCTCAAGGCAGGAGATCACATCTATTCATGGCGTGCTTACATCTACTCCCATCACGGTTCCATCtcctcactctctctctctctctctctgttatcCACATTTTCGTTTAGTCTCGATCGCGATCGTTAGCTATTTCTGGGTTCTATGCATGCCATTTCATAGGAATCTATGTAGGAGATGGGAAAGTCATTCACTTCACTCGTCGAGGTGGTCTTGAGATCGGAACCGGTACTTATCTGGACACGATCATCCAGGTTTCTGTTCCTCGTCACGGAGGAGACAACCCTTGTCCTAATTGCGGAGACCAATCGACTCTCGACGGCGTAATCTCTTCTTGTCTCGACTGCTTCCTCGCCGGAGGAAACCTCTATCTCTTCCAGTACGATGTCTCCAAGGCCATCCTCGTGGCCAAACAGCGTGGCGGTACCTGCACCACCGCGCCTTCGGATCCTCCCGAAGAAGTCGTTCACCGCGCGAAGTACCTTTTGTCGGGTAACGGGTTTGGCGAGTACCATCTCTTGGACAACAACTGTGAGGATTTCGCGATCTATTGCAAAACTGGTCTGCTTGTTTTTTCCGTCACCAAGTCTGGGAGTAGCAGCCAAGTCAACTCGGTGTGTGCAGCTGGCGGTATCGCTTCTTTGACGCTCAGGTATTTAGGGGTGGGAAGGACTGCTGGTCAAGTGGCTTCGTTGGCGGTGTCTCCAGCTTCGGTGGTTTCTGCTGCAGCCAGTGCTGTTTCGACGACGCTTGGGTTTGTAACTACTGGTTTTGCAGGCATGGCTGTGGCCGGATACAGTAAGTACTGTATTGGTCGTGTGGCTTACGACGTTGGTGTGAGAAAGGATGTCCGCAAGGTCCCTGTGGAAGAGCTTGCTACACTTATGGCATTTCTAGATGGCAATTTGGACAATAACAACAACGACGACAAAAACAAGTAGTTCAAAATTACTCAAGTACTTGTTTCATGGATGGTTGATGACTAATCTGTTGTGTAAGAGACTTTGCTTATGCCTTTGTATTGTGTAAAACTGTATTTTTAACTTATTTGTGCAAGTGGCAAATACAGtcaaaacaatattattattttcaagaaTTAAACTCTTCAACAAGACATTTTGATAAAAGCTCAACTCCATCACAAAGCTGCTTACTTTTTCATTTACATAAAAGAGAAATGGAGAGTCAAGACCGCAAGTTCCTTCCTCAGACATTCACTACAAAGATATTTTAATTGCAGGAGACAAGATCTTAGTATTAGCAATGCTCTGCTACTGAGAATAATAAGCTGGGTGAAACGGCGGCATCACGAATCCAGGTTGCTGACCATAGTAAACAGGTTGAGGAGGAGCAGCAGAACCATAAATCCCAGCAGCTAATGGGTTCATCATGTAAGGGCCAAGAACACCACCGCGTGCTGGGTTCACAACACCAAAAGGGTTCAACTGTAAGCCATGATGATGACTATGTTGTGGTCTTGAAGGCTGCTGACTCGGAGCTGGAGCTTGTTGTTGTGTACCTCTGCGATCACGAGGCCGCTTTCTCCCCTTCGTCtgtggctgctgctgctgctccacGTTGCGTTTCCTCTGCGCCTTGTGTTTCTCCAGCTCCTCCACACGCTCCTCCACTCTCTCCTCAGAGAACTCCGCTTCAAGGCCTTGATCTTTGATGATCTTGATCACTGCTTTCAAGGCACTAACTTCTTTATCAGTAGCTTCGTTCTGTGACTTGAGAGAACTATGAAGATGCAACTATGAAGATGTATTTTTTCCTTGGTAGTCCCTTTAGGAATTTCTTGACAAGTTTTGTTTCTTCAATGGTTTCCCCAAGAGAGGCTGATCGAGACGCAATTTCTGCAAGCTTTCCGACAAAAGAGTCGATAGTATCTTCTTCTTTCATCTTGAGCTTGTCAAAATCTGTCATCAGTGTCTGCAGTCGTGCTTCTCGAACTCTCTCTGCTCCAACATGTCTAGTTTGAATTGCGTTCCAGACGAGTTT
The sequence above is drawn from the Raphanus sativus cultivar WK10039 chromosome 7, ASM80110v3, whole genome shotgun sequence genome and encodes:
- the LOC108817226 gene encoding protein LEAD-SENSITIVE 1 — protein: MGLFSNKISRQEVKPGDHIYSWRTAYAYAHHGIYVGDGKVIHFTRGGGHRQTETGTFLDKFVVSSSSPNYPPCPICKDKHSFNGDKVITSCLDCFLAGGNLYLFKYDVSWVAFLAKPRGGTCTLAPSDPPEDALFRANFHLLLDGWFGDYHVAVNNCEDFAIYCKTGLLVCHKARFGISGQVNTAASVYSAALVLGLSGLPVAGFGAYCFVRLTSDVGMTAKLGVEVIKVPVERLIALLKLYDSPREAWLSIAGSKFRGE
- the LOC108838259 gene encoding protein LEAD-SENSITIVE 1-like, which produces MGLFSNKISRDELKAGDHIYSWRAYIYSHHGIYVGDGKVIHFTRRGGLEIGTGTYLDTIIQVSVPRHGGDNPCPNCGDQSTLDGVISSCLDCFLAGGNLYLFQYDVSKAILVAKQRGGTCTTAPSDPPEEVVHRAKYLLSGNGFGEYHLLDNNCEDFAIYCKTGLLVFSVTKSGSSSQVNSVCAAGGIASLTLRYLGVGRTAGQVASLAVSPASVVSAAASAVSTTLGFVTTGFAGMAVAGYSKYCIGRVAYDVGVRKDVRKVPVEELATLMAFLDGNLDNNNNDDKNK